The Parambassis ranga chromosome 13, fParRan2.1, whole genome shotgun sequence genome contains the following window.
agagagacacagacacacacagagacacacacacagagacacacagagagacacagacagagagacacagacacacacagagacacacagacagaccacagtAACCACAGTTTCATTCAGGCTGGTTTAAAGTTTACCAtcactgtttattttaaatttatttgtgtgtctgtgtgtgtgtgtgtgtgtgtctctgtgtctctctgtgtctctgtttgtgtgtgtgtctctgtgtgtgtgtctctgtgtgtgtgtgtgtgtctgtgtctctgtgtgtgtgtgtgtgtgtgtctctgtgtgtgtgtctctgtgtctctctgtgtctctgtgtgtgtgtgtctgtgtgtgtgtgtgtgtgtgtgtgtgtgtgtgtgtgtgtgtctctctctgtgtgtgtgtgtctgtgtgtgtctctgtgtgtgtgtgtctgtgtgtgtctctctgtgtgtgtgtctctgtgtctctctgtgtctctgtttgtgtgtgtgtctctgtgtgtgtgtgtgtgtctgtgtctctgtgtgtgtgtgtgtgtgtgtgtgtctctgtgtgtgtctctgtgtctctctgtgtctctgtgtgtgtgtgtctgtgtgtgtgtgtgtgtctctctgtgtgtgtgtgtgtctgtgtgtgtctctctctgtgtttgtgtgtctgtgtgtgtctctctgtgtgtgtgtgtgtgtctctgtgtgtgtgtctgtgtctgtgtgtgtgtgtgtcagcctttcTTTGAGCGTCTGGTGAAGAGGAAGTGGTTGAGTAATGCGGAGCCATACGAGCAGATCGAAGCTCTGATGAAAGAGGACTTTAAGAAGTATCGCAGGATGGACAGTCCTCCATAtcaggtatacacacacacacacacacacacacacagacacacacaaagggttCCTCATTCAGACTGAGAGACGTGTGCTGGATGTGAGGTGTGTTTGATTTAACGCCCGGCGCCTCCCTGTGTGTCTCGCCCTCAGCTGCTGGTGGCGGAGGTGCACCGGCGGGTGGTGATGGAGTACCTCCGCTCCGTCATGCGGGGCAGAATCATCTGCACCTCtatgaagatgaggaagaggatggccgGCCGGCTCAGAGACGAGGGCAAACAGATCAAAGTCCTCTTCAAAGACCTGGTCAGTGAAAGTCAAACATGAGAACCATGAGCCAgactgcagcgccccctagtggctcccatcacacactgacatttaaacagaacgatgtgtgtgtgtcgctcagGAGTCTCCGTCCAGCTGGTTGGACAGCGCTTTGTCTCACATATCGGAGATCATCCAGCTGGAGGAGGTCCCCTCCATCCAGATGGAAGTCAGCACTCTGGTCCAAGAGTTTCCGGATGTCAGGTaccaacatggccgacagcTCTGCTGGTCCATCTCATCCCTGCCTTCATCCTTTCATCTCAGCATGTTTCATCTGTTTGGGTTCTGTAAAAATGCACAGAGTGacacctcctcttcatctcctgtCCCCCTCTGTTCAGGAAGAAGCACGTGTCGGCCATCTTGAACATCCGTGGGATGACCCGGCAGTCGGAGCGGCAGGAGATCCTCAACATTGTAAAAGACATCGAGACATCGAGCGATGGCGGCATGGCCCTGCTGTCCCGGGACCGCGCCCTCTTCGCTGAGGTGCCGGTCACCTCCGAGGTCCACTGCCTGAATGTGGGCCTGAGCCGCATCACTCTGACCGCCTCCTCATGCTTCACCATGCTGCGCCCGCGCCGCCGCAAAACCCGGACGCCCGTCCAGGAAAACCCAGACGACGGTCTGTGAGAGGCCCTGACGCTCAGGCTGAGAGTCTGGGTCTGACTAACATCTGTAGTTCCATGATTCTTACAGAACgctgcagcagccatgttgaAAAGGTGGAGGATGTGTGGAGGCCGTCTGGGTGCAGCATCGCAGAGCTTCGTTGTTATTTAATCTCTTATTTACAATTTGGGTTTAGTGGAAGTTTTTTAGATTGAGTCATGGAGAGATTATAATTTTAGTTCCAAAAATCCtccctggaggtggaggaggtggaggagggggaggaggaggaggaggaagattaggaggaggaggaagattaggaggaggaggagaactggACTGAAATCAGCAGGGTTGGAGGTTTGAGCTCCCCCTATGGATCAGCTCTGAACACAGCAGCATCTGAGACGTGGAGCCTCTTtggtctctctctgctcctcctcctcgtcctcctgctGGACTGAGAGGCACTGTAAGAGGGAATCAGTTCTCTGTCCCATCATGCACCTCAGTCCAGCACACAGACTCAGATCACAGAGGATCCGGGTGTTGGATGGACACATGTCAGGATTATAATCCCAGGACCCTGCAGCGCTGTAATGTGATTGTTGCACATGACGTTTTAATCAAAGGTACGAGACTCCGTCAGGCTGAATATTTAACGCAGTGATTCCAGTTTGGTGTGATGAGCTTTATTCTGTAGATTCCAGCGTGGAGACGGAACagaggaggtctcactctgctGGAAATAAACTAAACATGTAGAGGGTTCAAAACCATCAACTGTTAATTCTGGCTGATCGATTCTCTCTCAGAACTTGTTGCCGTTCCGTTAGTGAGTCGGtagaactgtgtgtttgtgtttctctccacGGTTCAGCTCAGAGgtgatgaaatgaaaatgacaataaaacagATCAGATCGCCGGCTGTCTCATGTCCTCGTCCGTCCTCCATGTTGGTCTGATGAAAACATCCCCCTTCATTTTCACAGGAGGCCTGGAGCTGGGGGACACTGTGCTGCAGGTCCCTCCTCCGTGTGTCTCCTGTCTCCCAGCGTGTCCATCGTCACTGCTGTCACAGACTTCCAGTCTTCTTTACCTGCAAAGTGAACATGAACTACACCCTGCGTGTTCAGAACACTCTGACGTCTCTGATGAGACTTCGCTGGACTCAGATTCAAAGTTTGATGCGATTTATTGAAGAGTTTCCATCCACAGAGACTAAAATATTTCACAAAGTGTTAGTGAGAGGTGTCCTCCTACAGAGATTAGAATATCACCGACAGatttaaatacaataaaaaaaccgAAGAAAGACACAATGAGCCCCCCCCCCGTCCCCCGTCCTCAAAGCATCGTGTAAAATAttcaatatataaaaacaaaggaaagaatttcccctcggggataaataaaggaattcatgtgttttttataaTAACCACCTTTGATTACAGGAGCTGTGTTTAAGTGCAGAACGTGCggggtgttttattttggcgGGGGAGTGGGCGGGGCTTCACCGTGTCATCATTTaccaaaatcaaataaaaaacgAAACAACAAGTAGCACCAACATTGATTCAGGCTAAATAAATACTCTGAtgacatttacagtaaaaatataaaacgcTGGAGGTTCAAACATATTTAcaaatcacagagaaaaaaacggGACCAGAACCAGGGCCAGAACCAGGACCAGagccaggaccaggaccagaaTCAGAGCCAGGACAAGGATCAGATCTAGGACCAGAACCAGGATCAGAGCCAGGACCAAAAACCAAACTGGGCTAAATGCAGAAAATCCTCTGGGGTTCAGACAAAACTATTGACGATAAACTGGATCCATAATCAACCAAAACATGAATCTGGAACATACACAGCATGGGATCCTGGCTCTGAAATGGTCCCGGTTCAGACTGGTTGTGGTTCTAGCTCACCCTGTTAGAGCCTCGACTGTCACTACTCGTCTGTTTACTGTTGATGAAcctggagctgaagtcatgtgactctaaaacatgaataaaacaggaaatgatctGAGGGAGGAAACACGTTTCAACATTTCATCGCAGATAAAttcacagcttcttccccatgaatacaacaaaacactgactgACCAATGACATGCAGTCACCGCCCAGCAGAGGACCAATCAGAAGGAATCGGACCGAAGGTTTctcagctgaccaatcagaaggGGTTTCAGTGCAGTCACTGTTTTCTGATGAGGAGACGACATCACGGcgaccaatcagctgtcacagGATGTGAGGTCAGTGCTGACACGTACACAACTTTTATACTAATTTCATCCAATTGGCTGGTTTTTAATAATACACATGCTAAAAAGTGGAGCCAGAGTGAAAGGCAGAGAATCAACAAACAATAATGATATAATGAAACGGGTGGGGGATCAATATTGATCAATCTTATCCTTGTTTAAACTGCTTTATGGTCAGTAATGGTGGGCGGGGCTCCTCAGGGCTCCATTATTGCTCCTACATAAATCTTTATTAGTGCTGCTGTTAGTTCGTCCTCTACAAACCAAATTAACTGAATTCTGTCCTTTCATGCAGCAGGATGTCGACAGGCGCGCCCAGGACTGCAGGTCCATGTGGAACACTCGTGTATCTTTGAGCTCGATAAGCCTTTGGTTCTGATTGGACTGGATGAGGCGCCATCATGGTTTCCAGTCCTTGTTAGCAAGTCCACATCCTGTGGTAACCTCCCAGCTAACACGGAGCCAGGACAACGGGATCTCATGGTATCATACTGATCGGTGGTGGAGGTTAACAGAACGTGTTTAAAGTGATCAATAGGTGGATTCTGTTGGTATCTAGAAGCTGTTCGACCCGCTGACCCGAGCTGAGGCTCAAACAAACTCAGTCAAACATCTGCTGTGACGTCATGGCTGATCAGGACTGATTGATCCTGGATTGACTGACTGACGACTGATTGGCTGTGGTTACAGAAACACATCTGTCCTGCCCCCGTAGTGGAGGTGAAGTGTCCGAGCCTCCTCGCTCCCTCGTACATAAGGAGGTGGTGCTCCTCCCTCATAAAGGAGGTGAAGTCCTTACCCCTCCAACAGGTGGAGATGAAGCGTCCCCTCACTCCTTCATCAAGGAGGAGGAGCACCTCCTCACTCCCTCCTGCAGGAGGACATAGTGCTCCTCCTCGCTTCCTAATGCAGGTTGAGATGAAGCATCTCCTCACTCTATTgtcaaagaggaggaggtgcatcTCCTCAGTCCTTCATGCAGGAGGAGGTGATCCTCCCTCTCACTCCCTCATGAAGGCGGAGCTGAGGGAACTCAATTGTCCCTCCCTGGTCCTCATGCAGACGTTGCACCTCCCAATGTTCTGCGTCTGCTCGCTGCTCTCGGtcagggtggaggaggtgtcAGTGGAGATGCTGCTGTCAACTCTGGTCAGCCAGAAGCTGTAGATGTTGGCGAAGTAGTGGCAGGTTCCTCGAGGCCCCTGACACTCCACGAAGGGCTGGGCCCGGAACTTCTCCAGACAGCTACCTGATGATGTCAGAGACTGGCCGCCGCCCTCATCACCTGCACCAGTATGCTGTCACACACGCaggaaatgacatcatcatcatcatcaggatgGAAACTTACACCTGCTGCAGCACCCTCAGCTGGAGTAGTGCTCCTGGTACAGCAATGCTCACCATGAGAAAGGAGAATCCTCTCCACAGGCTCGTCCAGTTGGGAGGGCAGTCTGGCAGGCTGGAGGTCTGGCTGTGCAGTGCAACAGGAGCGGAGGGGGCCTCACACACTACACAGCGGCTGATGTGATCCTTGATAATTCCTCCGCCTACAGGGGTACTGGTCACCTGCTCCATCGTTGACAGCCAGTAGGATTTATCGTTACGACTGGCATAGGAGCAGCCCCTCTTGTCACAGGAGGAGAATGGCATGGTGGAAAAGACTCGCATGCACGACCCCGCCTGACCTGTGGATGTACACTTACTGTAATTAGTTACTAATACTTTCAGCAGAGCGACAGATGATGAGGCGGGggaggtatgtgtgtgtgtgtgtttatacccAGGTCCTGAGTGTGCGCCCTCTCCTGGCCCTCCAGGTACAGCAGGCTGTATCCTTCCCACAGCTTCTTCATGTTTGATGGACAATTGGGAACTAGGACTGATTGACTGTGCATCACCAACAGGAAGCCCGAGTTCAATTGTTTGGTTGGTCCACATAGACCCTGATCACCTTGTGGACCAATATCACCTGTGACACAAAGAACATGACAGGAAGTTGCTGACACAAAACCATACAGACAAGCATGCATACACAGCGGTGCAGGTCTTACCCTTTTCTCCATTTGCTCCAATCTCCCCGTCTAAACCTGGCCtccctttgtctccatctgGACCTGGGGGCCCCACAGTACCAATAGGTCCTTGTAAACCAGCATCCCCCTTTGTGCCTGAAACACATCATCAACCAGACTAAGAATCTGTTCTTCTCAGTAGAGGACTAAACACTGTACTGTGCTGTACTGAACCAGCAGGACCTCTCCTGTTTCTCACCTTTGAACCCCCTTAGGCCATCGTCCCCCTTTGGGCCTGGATTTCCACCATGACCAGGGGGACCTGGTGGACCTTTTATGCCCTTTGGTGCAGGCGGGTAGGTGGGGCTGGGCAAGACTCGCCCCTTCTCTCCCTTTGGACCAGTTGGTCCCTTGCATCCCTTTGATCCTGGTGGCCCACAGGGCCCGCTGCAACCTTTATCACCTCGATCACCAGGTAATCCCATCCAGCCTAGATCTCCTGGCATTCCTAATCACATGAAGACACATGTACAAACGCAGGCTCAGGTCTGTCAGGTTGCTTAGTTCATCCTGGCTGTGTGATGACATTGAGTATCTTCATTTCAAAAGCTCAGATGGAAACCCTGAGAGAGTCTAACCTTTTGGTCCAGGGCACCCATGGTTGCCTGGTGGTCCTTCAGAGCCCTGACATCCCTGTGGTCCCTTTGGCCCCTGGCATCCTGAAGGACCATTGTCTCCTTCATCTCCAGGAATTGGAGGGTTTAGCCCAGGGTCTCCCATCTCGCCAGGGAACCCTAAAACATGAAACCCCGGTCAGAGATCATCCAGCATGAACATTTTATCAAACCTGAATGTAGGTCTGACCTGGATCTCCATCAGGTCCAGAAAAACCATGATCTCCACAGACCCCTTTGATTGGACCTTTACAGTCTGGTCCAGGTTTACCCGGGGGTCCACATGTGCCAGGAGGTCCTACAACAGCACAAAAAGACTGACAATAGAACTAAAGGTCTGGATTTTAGTTCTATGTCACTGTTTGAAATGTTGTACAAACCTTTGGGTCCTTGGGGACCTTTTGGTCCTGTTGGTCCAGACTGGGATGGACCACATGGACCTGGAGGACCTGGAGGACCCTTATCTCCTGGAAGACCTTTGCAACCTGAAGGACCATCCACATTAAGACCTGAAgatacagacaggaagtgtgttaATGCTTCACTGTCTTGTCTCTGACACAGAGCTGTTGGATGTCTGTATGAAAGCAGCTCCTcagtgtgctggtgtgtgttttcataccTCTTGTGCCAATGTCCCCCTTCACACCTTTCAGCCCGTCCAGTCCATGAAGTCCCAAAGGGCCAGGAGGTCCTGAGGCAACAAAAGCACTCATGAAAACCATAAGCAGGTCTCTGGTAGGATTTGTACGAAACATTATTTCAATCTCAACCAGTATGGAGGACACTGATCCGTGTTTATTGGATCGTTTTCTGTGATTCTCCTGGAAAAGTTcaaactttttattttacactttttttcctcactggtttaaaaaaatcacataacaTGGCTGACAGCTGCAAGCCTGACCTTGGAGTCCTGGACACCCCTGCTGCCCTGGAGGACCATCTCCACCTGCTTTACCAGGCTGACCTGGAAGACCTGGTCGACCTCTAGGACCTGTGGGCCCGAGCACAcctgagaaagagagacagactcTGAATGAGGAGGAGTTCCACCCTTAAGTTTGGTGTGATGCTGTGATGTGGTCCAGGTCAGCTTCTGTACCTGGATCACCTGGGCATCCTATAAGGCCTGGATCTCCTTTGCATCCTTTCTGTCCTGGAGCCCCAACATAACCCACGACTCCAGGATCTCCTTGAGGTCCAGGATTACCTTTATTAGAAAAAACAGATTATATCAGCTGATTCATATGTATGTTTGAGATGCACAGACTGAACCAGATCATCACCTGGGGGTCCCGCGTGGCCAGGAGGACCCCTTTCACCAGGGGCACCAGAACAGCTGATAGAGTCTCCTTTGTCacctgaaacaaacacatgttacaCAACAGCCTTAACAAGTCTGCTGAGCTGTAGACCCCAGGTGACCTTTTACCTTTGGGTCCAGGACATCCTATTCCACCAGGTTTTCCATTTGAGCCTGGACATCCCAGATCACCCTGCAACCAAAAACACAACTAAGCATATTTCTGATCACAAGCCCCACTGCGACAGATAAACCAGGATTTCATTATCCAGGACAaccctgacttcctgtcttcagGGACTTTGAGGACAGGCAGAAcagaaatgtgactttttttcttacagGATCTCCATTCCTTCCAGGGAATCCAATGAATCCTGGAAGTCCTTTATTCCCAGATGGTCCTGGAGGGCCTAGTTTACCAAAGGGTCCTGGGGGTCCTGGAAGTCCTACAATACCAGGAGGTCCAATGTGACCAGGAGACCCCGGCCTGCCTGTTTCTCCTCTCACACCCTTACTTCCTGTAGAGAAAACACTTGTTCTGAGTGGTGCACTGCATCCCACAAAGCATCAtgggaaaaaaagctgcagcattgTCCAGGCATTCAGTTGTCCCGTCTAAATCTACTGATCCAGCCTGACACAAACATCAAGGACCCTGCTGAACCTGATTCTACTTAATCTGTTTCTTGCTAAACCAGAATAACCCAGCTCATCGTCCTCTGCTGATTTCAGGAGGTGTTCTGTGCAGGACCAAAAGGAGACCACCCATCAACCTCTGACCTACAGTCAGAGTCATGATGTTGCACTGACCTCGTGGACCAGGAAATCCAAGAATGCCTGAGGGTCCTGGCTTTCCTTTTGGTCCTCTGACGGGGATATAGTTGGTGTTTCCTCGAGGCCCCGGGGCCCCTTTGCAGCCTACAAAAGAAACATGAGGtgagatgtttaaaaaaaacagctgatctACCGTAGCAGAGCAGGACTTTAGAGCAGACTTTACCCTTCTGTCCTCTGGGCCCTTCACATCCCTGAGCACCATCCAATCCACTGATTCCTCTATCCCCAGTACTCCCTGGGGCTCCTCGAAATCCAGGCTGTCCTGGAACCCCAGGCCCTCCATTCTGCCCCTGGGGCCCAATGAGGCCTGAAACAAGAATTCCAAACTGTATCAACAGGAAACATTCAAACACAGCTGACTGTTGCAAGGGGCAGCTCACCTTTCTGACCAGTCTGGCCTGGCAGCCCTGGGTCTCCGGTGGCGCCAGATGGGCCCTGAGGGCCTGAATATCCACGAACTCCTGGAATGCCTGGTTCACCCTTGGGGCCAGAGGGGCCAAAACCCGGAGGCCCTTCAATCCCAGTGTCCCCTTTCTCCCCAGAAAAacctgaaaagaaaaatgatgacatcacactgagAGTTTAAAGGATGCCGCATGAGAGACCTTCATGAACCAGAGCTTACCTGGAGGTCCAATGGGTCCTCGGGGGCCAACGAGACCCTTTACACCAGGTTTTCCTTCATCACAGCGGTCAGGTCGTGGTCCTAGGGGACCAGTTATACCTGGGGCCCCATCCTCTCCCTTCTGGCCCTTTGCTCCACTGTACCCAGCCAGTCCCTGCTCacctaaacaaacacaacaccttGTAAAGACTCTATAATAACACAAACCAGTAATCCAGAATAAGACTCCACAAGTTGATACAGTTAGCTTTACAAGTCCAGTAATTCACCTGGAGCACCATCA
Protein-coding sequences here:
- the LOC114445272 gene encoding collagen alpha-4(IV) chain-like gives rise to the protein MLLTSCPAPSSYTWLWCLLMMLTAPPAALGGDQTEPCGGRDCSTCQCFPAKGARGPPGPLGEQGPQGPPGFPGPQGLPGEKGRRGDEGPTGAAGLKGDVGAIGVPGFPGLEGSPGHPGPAGGPGFPGLDGCNGTRGDQGQPGLPGERGRDGEVSLQGPKGFPGDPAVYFIHYPGVTGEHGPRGLPGLQGEEGLRGPMGALGPAGPDGTNGNPGLPGFRGPPGEKGRSLPGQKGDEGDQGLQGPPGPFEYVDPPEDLYIKGEQGPQGIKGVCGIQGLPGLDALPGIKGEKGIVGFPGHRGFSGVPGLSGEKGVKGIPGSPGLPGLIGREGPKGMMGDPGPKGLPRVAEIVHKGDVGDPGSPGVSGSPGNLGLMGIHGPPGAPGRSIPGLAGIGGQRGVPGSKGDRGDPGQMIKEGPTPGEPGKPGQLGLRGPKGEPGLPGSYCQPGAPGEAGNPGALGPPGASGIQGSKGSRGECSCGPPIVLRGNPGYPGDLGPPGFPGVPGAPGLRGDKGLPGDRGQAGDQGTGGFPGVKGFKGQKGEMTVVDFKGDKGNKGQPGPPGRQGFSGRRGLIGFPGVPGNPGPQGESFTAFPGDRGIPGASGPKGLLGPLGPPGRGIIGAVGERGLPGEPGPPGFPGSPGAKGQKGVTLPCVPQNPGVPGERGDGGSAGYPGLPGPPGYRGITGPDGAKGTKGENGLPGPLGRQGPQGFVGDIGAEGSEGLSYDGDAGSPGIQGLPGLQGPGGDSDVGPLGPVGFPGLLGAPGPKGVPGPPGSDGAPGEQGLAGYSGAKGQKGEDGAPGITGPLGPRPDRCDEGKPGVKGLVGPRGPIGPPGFSGEKGDTGIEGPPGFGPSGPKGEPGIPGVRGYSGPQGPSGATGDPGLPGQTGQKGLIGPQGQNGGPGVPGQPGFRGAPGSTGDRGISGLDGAQGCEGPRGQKGCKGAPGPRGNTNYIPVRGPKGKPGPSGILGFPGPRGSKGVRGETGRPGSPGHIGPPGIVGLPGPPGPFGKLGPPGPSGNKGLPGFIGFPGRNGDPGDLGCPGSNGKPGGIGCPGPKGDKGDSISCSGAPGERGPPGHAGPPGNPGPQGDPGVVGYVGAPGQKGCKGDPGLIGCPGDPGVLGPTGPRGRPGLPGQPGKAGGDGPPGQQGCPGLQGPPGPLGLHGLDGLKGVKGDIGTRGLNVDGPSGCKGLPGDKGPPGPPGPCGPSQSGPTGPKGPQGPKGPPGTCGPPGKPGPDCKGPIKGVCGDHGFSGPDGDPGFPGEMGDPGLNPPIPGDEGDNGPSGCQGPKGPQGCQGSEGPPGNHGCPGPKGMPGDLGWMGLPGDRGDKGCSGPCGPPGSKGCKGPTGPKGEKGRVLPSPTYPPAPKGIKGPPGPPGHGGNPGPKGDDGLRGFKGTKGDAGLQGPIGTVGPPGPDGDKGRPGLDGEIGANGEKGDIGPQGDQGLCGPTKQLNSGFLLVMHSQSVLVPNCPSNMKKLWEGYSLLYLEGQERAHTQDLGQAGSCMRVFSTMPFSSCDKRGCSYASRNDKSYWLSTMEQVTSTPVGGGIIKDHISRCVVCEAPSAPVALHSQTSSLPDCPPNWTSLWRGFSFLMHTGAGDEGGGQSLTSSGSCLEKFRAQPFVECQGPRGTCHYFANIYSFWLTRVDSSISTDTSSTLTESSEQTQNIGRCNVCMRTREGQLSSLSSAFMRE